A stretch of the Microcoleus sp. FACHB-68 genome encodes the following:
- a CDS encoding glycosyltransferase family 4 protein, which yields MKSPEKDWVIIYSIVAPYPLQNGAAVRIWEMAQWLRKFYHVGLVMPAANGSNLAPLKNGFDSVWIAYPHAISVRRNLLRRIRYEIISISARRSLSSRYEKELAAFSHKNPLRKIHPPAMLLLDELCTKLRPIAIIAEYVFSAATSTIVARKHGVLSVIDTIDVLSQRQKSERAAGVPQQRGKFSEKHEIELLSLADALIAIQPNEAKLLADMLPEKQIILAEHPVVVNEYPSTTTNNNYILFVSSQARHNIHALRIFIERQWPIIRKTVPEAELHICGNVSRHFSEVITQENAVFFHGFCPDIASYYQKATIAINPVNYGSGLKIKSVEALAYGKCLVSTPIGADGLEEHAGRAFVCVEVDQMHQAIIELLRDPHRRQMLETEALNLAKQRFSPEVCFYELTQLLEITSRNQQN from the coding sequence ATGAAATCCCCAGAAAAAGATTGGGTAATAATTTACTCTATTGTTGCACCTTATCCGCTCCAAAATGGTGCAGCAGTCCGCATTTGGGAGATGGCTCAGTGGCTTCGGAAATTTTATCATGTTGGTCTAGTTATGCCGGCTGCTAACGGCTCCAATTTAGCTCCCTTAAAAAATGGCTTTGACAGCGTATGGATTGCTTATCCCCACGCCATTTCAGTGCGCCGCAACTTGCTAAGGAGAATCAGGTATGAAATCATTTCTATATCAGCACGTCGCTCCTTATCATCTCGGTATGAAAAAGAATTAGCGGCGTTTTCTCATAAAAATCCTCTGAGAAAAATTCATCCACCGGCAATGCTACTACTGGATGAACTCTGTACCAAATTACGACCTATTGCCATCATTGCTGAATATGTCTTTTCAGCAGCAACTTCTACAATAGTGGCTCGTAAACACGGAGTCCTGTCAGTAATTGATACCATTGATGTACTCAGCCAGCGCCAGAAAAGCGAACGAGCGGCAGGGGTGCCTCAGCAACGAGGAAAATTTTCAGAAAAACATGAAATTGAACTGCTATCACTAGCCGATGCTTTGATTGCCATTCAACCAAATGAAGCAAAATTACTGGCCGATATGCTACCGGAAAAGCAGATTATCCTTGCAGAACATCCGGTTGTCGTCAATGAATATCCCTCAACAACTACAAATAATAATTATATCCTTTTTGTTAGCTCACAAGCCAGACACAATATCCACGCGTTGCGAATATTTATAGAGCGCCAATGGCCAATTATACGCAAGACTGTACCTGAAGCAGAATTGCATATCTGTGGCAATGTTTCTCGCCATTTTTCCGAGGTAATTACTCAGGAAAATGCAGTATTTTTTCATGGATTTTGTCCAGATATCGCGTCCTACTACCAGAAGGCTACCATTGCGATCAATCCTGTAAACTATGGATCTGGCTTAAAGATTAAGTCTGTAGAAGCCCTCGCTTATGGAAAATGCTTGGTAAGCACTCCAATTGGTGCTGATGGTTTGGAAGAACACGCGGGACGAGCGTTTGTTTGTGTGGAAGTCGATCAAATGCACCAGGCTATTATCGAGTTGCTGCGCGATCCCCATCGGCGTCAAATGCTGGAAACAGAAGCCCTCAACTTGGCCAAACAACGCTTTTCACCAGAGGTCTGCTTCTATGAATTAACACAATTATTAGAAATAACCAGTCGAAATCAGCAAAATTAA
- a CDS encoding N-acetylneuraminate synthase family protein: MRAYLDVPNFPKKKSSLACNGIASQSIQIDQFTIDAKSATFIIAEIGINHNGSLALAKQLIDKAVEVGANCAKFQMRHLPSLYHNAGNSNDPSEDIGSQYTLDLLARFQLSPQELFAAFDYCRQRDILPLCSVWDLESLLQLEQYGMPAYKVASADLTNHDLLTALAKTGKPLLCSTGMSTEDEIIESVALLKRLGAVYMLLHCNSTYPTPFKDVNLNYLERLQDIGECLIGYSGHERGIYTAIAAIAKGAKVIEKHFTLDKSMEGNDHKVSLLPEEFQAMVQGIREVEQGLGTAAPRRISQGELMNRATLAKSLVINCDLEPGQVITAEMIIVKSPGKGLQPNRKSDLIGLKAKRHLKAGDFFFVGDLAQDTVKSRYYTFNRPWGLPVRYHDFQTILAKSNPDLLEFHLSYRDLEQDIHQFFNQTYDLDLVVHSPELFAGDHLLNLCALDENYRQHSVRELQRVIDVTRTLKPFFKKASRPLIVGNLGGFTTDAPIPASERRRWYDLIAKSLSELDTDGVEIIPQTLPPFPWYFGGQLYLNLFVEPDDTVEFCREYGYRVCLDISHSKLASNHYNWSFNQFIKQVAPHTAHFHIADAAGVDGEGLQIGEGDIDFRALAESLEKAAPASSFIPEIWQGHHNAGEGFWIALEKLEKWL, from the coding sequence ATGCGTGCTTATTTAGATGTGCCCAATTTTCCCAAGAAAAAATCGAGCCTAGCCTGTAATGGCATCGCTTCTCAAAGTATCCAGATTGATCAATTTACCATTGATGCTAAATCAGCCACCTTCATAATTGCTGAGATTGGCATTAACCACAATGGCAGCCTCGCCTTAGCTAAGCAACTAATTGACAAAGCGGTAGAAGTTGGGGCGAATTGCGCGAAATTTCAGATGCGGCATTTGCCTTCGTTGTATCACAATGCCGGCAATAGTAATGATCCTAGTGAGGATATCGGTTCTCAGTACACTCTAGATTTGCTGGCGCGATTTCAACTTAGTCCTCAAGAGTTGTTTGCCGCCTTTGACTACTGCCGGCAGCGAGATATTTTGCCACTATGCAGTGTGTGGGATTTGGAGAGTTTATTACAACTTGAACAGTACGGGATGCCGGCTTATAAAGTCGCCTCAGCAGATTTAACGAATCACGACTTGCTCACAGCTTTAGCAAAAACCGGCAAGCCTCTGCTGTGTTCTACCGGGATGTCTACTGAAGATGAGATTATTGAATCAGTCGCTCTGCTAAAACGGCTAGGCGCAGTGTATATGCTCTTGCACTGCAATTCTACTTACCCTACCCCATTTAAGGATGTCAATCTTAATTATTTAGAGCGTTTGCAGGACATCGGTGAGTGCCTGATCGGGTATTCTGGCCATGAACGGGGCATTTACACAGCTATTGCCGCCATAGCCAAAGGAGCAAAAGTTATCGAGAAACACTTCACACTCGATAAATCTATGGAAGGCAACGATCATAAAGTCAGCTTGTTGCCTGAAGAGTTTCAAGCGATGGTTCAAGGGATTCGTGAGGTTGAGCAAGGGTTAGGAACTGCCGCACCCCGGAGAATTTCCCAAGGGGAATTAATGAACCGAGCAACCTTAGCAAAAAGTTTGGTTATTAATTGCGATTTGGAACCGGGACAAGTGATCACAGCAGAGATGATTATAGTCAAGAGTCCCGGAAAAGGTTTACAGCCCAATCGCAAATCTGATTTGATCGGTTTAAAGGCAAAAAGACACTTGAAAGCAGGTGACTTTTTCTTTGTCGGTGATTTAGCACAAGATACTGTTAAATCCCGCTATTACACCTTTAACCGGCCTTGGGGTTTGCCGGTTCGCTACCATGATTTTCAAACTATTTTAGCTAAATCCAACCCGGATTTGCTGGAGTTTCACTTGAGTTACCGGGACTTGGAACAAGATATCCATCAATTTTTTAACCAAACTTATGATTTAGATTTGGTGGTTCACAGTCCAGAATTGTTTGCTGGGGATCATTTGTTAAATCTCTGCGCCTTGGATGAAAACTATCGGCAACATTCAGTCAGAGAGCTACAGCGAGTAATTGATGTGACGCGAACACTTAAGCCTTTTTTCAAAAAAGCCTCACGTCCTTTAATTGTCGGCAACTTGGGGGGGTTTACAACAGACGCACCCATACCTGCCTCAGAGCGTCGCCGGTGGTATGATTTAATTGCAAAAAGTCTCTCAGAATTGGATACAGACGGAGTAGAAATTATCCCTCAAACTCTGCCCCCATTTCCTTGGTATTTTGGGGGTCAACTCTATTTAAATTTGTTTGTAGAACCCGATGATACTGTAGAATTCTGCCGTGAGTATGGCTATCGCGTCTGTCTAGATATTTCCCATTCCAAATTGGCAAGTAACCATTACAATTGGTCATTTAATCAGTTTATTAAACAAGTCGCACCTCACACAGCTCATTTTCATATTGCAGACGCTGCCGGTGTAGATGGAGAGGGTTTGCAAATTGGTGAAGGGGATATTGATTTTCGAGCTTTAGCCGAATCTTTAGAAAAAGCCGCA
- a CDS encoding acylneuraminate cytidylyltransferase family protein yields the protein MSTLAIIPARGGSKGVSRKNLRPLAGKPLIAHSIMDAKEAKLVNSVYVSTDDPEIAEISRLYGAEVIDRPAELAGDTASSESALLHVLTELEKTGISPELVIFLQCTSPIRTGADIDQAIEQLILENADSLLSVCPSHKFLWEQVNGLAQSINYDYRQRPRRQDMLPQFVENGSLYIFKPWVLKSLGNRLGGQISLFSMSEEASWDIDSMVDFEIAEFLLSKVEKFYYP from the coding sequence TTGAGTACACTTGCTATCATCCCCGCTCGCGGCGGTTCCAAAGGTGTCTCCCGCAAGAACCTGCGCCCCCTTGCCGGTAAACCCTTAATCGCCCACTCTATTATGGATGCCAAGGAAGCAAAGCTGGTAAACAGCGTCTACGTCTCAACGGATGACCCGGAAATTGCCGAAATTTCCAGGCTGTATGGTGCTGAAGTCATTGATCGTCCAGCAGAACTTGCCGGTGACACGGCATCCTCTGAATCAGCCTTACTCCACGTGCTAACAGAACTTGAAAAAACTGGCATCTCTCCAGAGTTAGTTATTTTCCTGCAATGCACTTCCCCAATTAGGACGGGTGCCGACATCGATCAAGCGATTGAGCAGTTAATATTAGAGAATGCTGACTCGCTATTATCCGTCTGTCCCTCCCATAAATTTCTCTGGGAACAAGTCAACGGGCTTGCTCAGTCTATCAACTACGACTATCGCCAGCGCCCCCGCCGTCAAGATATGCTGCCACAATTTGTTGAGAACGGGTCGCTTTACATTTTTAAGCCTTGGGTGCTAAAGTCTCTAGGGAATCGGCTGGGCGGCCAAATTTCTCTATTTTCTATGAGTGAAGAGGCTAGCTGGGATATAGATTCAATGGTAGATTTTGAAATTGCGGAGTTCTTGCTCAGCAAGGTGGAAAAATTTTACTATCCCTAA